Proteins encoded in a region of the Solanum dulcamara chromosome 9, daSolDulc1.2, whole genome shotgun sequence genome:
- the LOC129903180 gene encoding serine/threonine-protein kinase SAPK2-like, with translation MMERYEIVKELGSGNFGVAKLVSDKKTKELFAVKFIERGPKIDELVQREIMNHRSLKHPNIVRFKEVLLTPTHLAIVMEYAAGGELFARICNAGRFNEDEARFFFQQLISGVSYCHFMQICHRDLKLENTLLDGSAAPRVKICDFGYSKSSIFHSQPKSTVGTPAYVAPEVLTRKEYDGKLADVWSCGVTLYVMLVGAYPFQDSSDPKNFTKTISKILSARYSIPEQVRISLECRHLLTRIFVADPEKRITIPEIKIHPWFLKNLPVELMEGGSYQCVDVNNPSQSMEEVLAIIQEARVPLQGGTYSYGGTMELDELDETDIEDIIETSGDFAGLL, from the exons ATGATGGAGCGTTATGAGATAGTGAAGGAGTTGGGTTCTGGTAATTTTGGAGTAGCAAAGCTTGTTAGTGACAAGAAGACCAAAGAACTCTTTGCTGTTAAGTTTATTGAAAGAGGCCCAAAG ATAGATGAACTTGTGCAAAGGGAAATTATGAATCACAGATCATTGAAACATCCAAATATAGTAAGATTTAAAGAG GTCTTGCTTACACCTACTCATCTAGCAATAGTAATGGAGTATGCTGCGGGAGGAGAGCTCTTTGCGAGGATCTGTAACGCTGGAAGATTTAATGAAGATGAG GCAAGGTTCTTCTTTCAACAACTGATATCAGGGGTTAGCTACTGCCATTTCATG CAAATCTGTCATAGAGATCTCAAATTGGAAAACACGTTACTTGACGGAAGTGCTGCACCACGTGTCAAAATATGTGATTTTGGGTACTCCAAG TCATCCATCTTTCATTCTCAACCTAAGTCCACTGTGGGGACACCTGCTTATGTAGCACCAGAGGTCCTAACAAGGAAAGAATATGATGGAAAG CTTGCAGATGTTTGGTCCTGTGGAGTCACCTTATATGTAATGCTGGTTGGAGCTTATCCATTTCAAGATTCAAGTGATCCAAAAAACTTTACAAAGACTATTTCT AAAATACTCAGCGCCCGCTACTCAATTCCCGAGCAAGTCCGAATTTCCCTTGAATGCCGCCATCTCTTAACCAGGATTTTTGTGGCAGACCCTGAAAAG AGAATAACCATTCCAGAAATAAAAATACATCCTTGGTTTTTAAAGAACTTGCCAGTAGAACTGATGGAAGGAGGAAGTTACCAATGCGTTGATGTAAATAACCCTTCCCAGAGCATGGAAGAAGTTTTGGCAATAATACAAGAGGCTAGAGTTCCTTTGCAGGGTGGAACATATTCTTATGGGGGCACTATGGAACTTGATGAATTGGATGAAACTGATATTGAAGATATAATTGAAACTAGTGGTGATTTTGCTGGTCTACTGTGA